The following coding sequences lie in one Leptospira ryugenii genomic window:
- a CDS encoding diacylglycerol/lipid kinase family protein: MAIKIILNPVSGGGASKKVWKQIQKTLSQSGHRFEFAETTETISAKELASEALKNGFDWIIGIGGDGTLSNIINGFFENGKAINAKAVFSPIPAGRGNDFVKTIQVPRNPKKAIEKVLNGIERSIDLIEVNYTLQNGEGKSTYLCLNLLDFGMGGEVVYKVNRSRLGRWLGGKIVFLLYTLICLFTYKNKKITLNLDNKKKIEERCRLIVLANGQYAGGGMWFAPKASLDDGQIDFLAITDIGIPESLLKFSKIYKGQLTQEDKVISDTIRYLEASSEEDVYIDVDGENMGKLPASFSIKEKCIKIKC, encoded by the coding sequence ATGGCTATCAAAATCATTCTCAATCCAGTTTCCGGCGGTGGGGCATCTAAAAAAGTATGGAAGCAAATCCAAAAAACTCTGTCTCAATCTGGTCACAGATTTGAGTTTGCGGAGACTACGGAAACCATAAGTGCAAAGGAATTGGCAAGCGAGGCATTGAAGAATGGATTTGATTGGATCATAGGAATCGGTGGAGATGGAACACTTTCAAATATAATCAATGGTTTCTTTGAAAATGGAAAAGCTATCAATGCGAAGGCGGTATTTAGCCCGATACCTGCTGGTAGAGGAAATGATTTTGTGAAGACGATTCAAGTTCCTAGAAATCCGAAAAAAGCCATCGAAAAGGTGTTAAATGGGATAGAAAGGAGTATTGATCTAATCGAAGTCAATTATACTCTGCAAAATGGTGAGGGTAAATCCACTTATCTCTGCTTAAATCTTCTGGATTTTGGGATGGGGGGAGAAGTCGTTTATAAAGTAAATCGATCTCGTTTGGGACGATGGTTAGGTGGGAAAATTGTTTTTTTACTCTATACTCTCATCTGCCTGTTTACTTATAAAAACAAAAAAATTACATTGAATTTAGATAATAAAAAGAAAATAGAAGAACGTTGTCGGTTGATTGTTTTAGCTAATGGACAATATGCAGGAGGAGGGATGTGGTTTGCTCCAAAGGCATCTCTTGATGACGGGCAAATTGATTTTCTGGCTATCACGGATATTGGAATACCAGAATCGCTTTTGAAGTTTTCAAAGATTTATAAAGGTCAACTAACCCAAGAAGATAAAGTTATTTCTGATACCATACGTTATCTAGAAGCAAGTTCTGAGGAAGATGTCTATATTGACGTCGATGGAGAAAATATGGGAAAACTTCCTGCAAGTTTTTCTATCAAGGAAAAATGTATAAAAATTAAATGTTAA
- a CDS encoding TetR/AcrR family transcriptional regulator, producing MGVSERKKREFAIREENILKAAIGFFQIKHPSLVKMDDIAKQLEIGRGTIYLHFKSKDDLMARIQYEDYVRLRQKLQNALNESTGLDMAKAALRIYIEHCLGDKNMYLVAKQCGDSMNLDNVSPEMQEKLIEERNNRLSILEKIYRQTRSENLTNQKGAYPNVAVAWGMIRGAVEVLLDGHFQKEIKSEKSYIETIEHVLFFGLFPKNHQD from the coding sequence ATGGGAGTTTCTGAACGAAAAAAAAGGGAATTCGCGATTCGAGAAGAGAATATACTTAAGGCGGCTATAGGTTTCTTTCAGATTAAACATCCGAGTTTAGTGAAAATGGATGACATCGCCAAACAATTAGAAATAGGACGAGGTACAATCTATCTTCATTTCAAAAGTAAAGATGATCTCATGGCGAGAATTCAGTATGAAGATTACGTTAGGTTAAGACAGAAATTGCAAAATGCTCTCAATGAAAGCACTGGTCTAGATATGGCAAAGGCTGCCCTTAGGATTTATATAGAACACTGTTTGGGAGACAAAAATATGTATTTGGTTGCGAAACAATGTGGTGATTCTATGAATCTGGACAATGTATCGCCAGAAATGCAAGAAAAGTTGATCGAAGAAAGAAACAATCGACTTTCGATTTTGGAAAAGATCTATCGACAAACAAGAAGCGAAAATCTCACAAACCAGAAGGGTGCCTATCCGAACGTAGCAGTCGCTTGGGGAATGATTCGCGGTGCTGTAGAGGTTCTTCTAGACGGTCACTTCCAAAAAGAAATTAAGAGTGAGAAATCTTATATTGAAACCATTGAACACGTATTATTCTTTGGTCTTTTCCCGAAAAATCATCAGGATTAA